The segment TCAAATTGGCCGGTGGAAAGCCCTGGATTTGACTCATGTGCGTGGGAGGGTGGGGATTCCGACAACCTTTCTCTTTTGGCTCTCTCCTGAGAGAAACTAGTGTGCCACTAGCTATCAGCCAGCTTCCTCTTTTGAGTTCAACAGAGACAGCGAAGTAAGCAATGTGTGACCACTAAAGCATATCATGATGTCAAAATGCATCATGTTTAAGCATTAAGTAAAAGgaagtgaaaacaacagaagATGGGCGGAGGCTACAGAGGGTTTCCCCAAGTGATAATCTCTTGGATTCACCAATAGAAGGAGTCCATGCAAATGATTAGACCTACAGTGTGTTAATACTGTGTACAAAGGATTTAGGCCTATACCCTatatcaaaaatgaaaatgaaataaagaataatagTCCTATTGATCCCTCATTCCATAGTAATAACCTTACATGAATTCATCACATAGTGTTGTACAACTTCAAATGGCAggctacaaaacaaaataaaactaaataaaacaacaacaacatttgagTCAAATTAATGAGTTCATGAATCAACTTCATTGTCAAATTCATAATTAtttcaaataattaaaatgttaacttACAAGTTAACACTGACATACAGTTAAAGCACAATTCAAAGTAGAATAGCCTCAGATCAGTGCTGTGATCTACAGCATAAAGAGCAGGATCTAATTCATTAGTCTAGTCTAATTAGTTGATTAGACTTCAGACACTCTAGACATGGAGCTGTATTTGCGTAAGACACTCACGTTTCTCAAAGTGCATGTCAGAATCAGTTGTCCCGTCGTGCTCTATAGTTGTTGTGCTTTGTATCGTCGCTGGTATCGTCACTGGACCTGTCTCGCCACAGTGTGGATGTCCCGGATGTCCTCGCGCTGTCCGTGTCACTGCTCCGGGCTCGTGCCGCTCTCACGCGGGCTCAGGTTGACTGTTTATAAAGAGGGTTGTACACACAGAGCACGTTGTTCTGGCCCCGCCCCGCTGCTCTGCGCCCTCCCTCGTCTTGAGGGAAAGCCTCTCTGACACAATAGTGCTAAAACCTCAATATTTAGAGGAATTCAAGTCTACTCATCAGGGTTATTATTATAGCCTACAGAGATTacctcatttgttttattttgagcagtaattttttatttttatttttttttcatttaaaagtgcATGACTTCCCCCTTTTCTAACGTTACACCGGCGATGGCATCAACAATACTCTACTGCACATCCAGGTCATTTTATGTAGGCATATTGTCTACATTCTAGGCCTAGTAagcagaatttaaaaaaaataaaaatctaagtATAGCAATAAAGACTTGGCCTGTAGCCTGTTTAGAGGTACTTCTGCCAAAATACTTTAAAACTATGACAGTTCTCTTGGTTAAAAAATGAGGTCTAGGCCATAGTCCTATAAGTTTAGTAGACTATCATAAACTAAAGCCTAAATGTAATCCCCCTTTTCAACTATTTCTTCTCAACActgtggtaaatggtcagatttaaATAGCGCTTTTCTGTTTCCAACAGCcgctcaaagagctttacatcaatgaGTTTTTACATCGAGTCTTTACATCAACGAATCTTTACATCAACGAGACTTTACATCGGTGAGTCTTTACATCAGTGAGTCTTTACATCAGTGAGTGAGGCGAcagaaaatatattttccattttaatgaaattatatatttttttatcaagtcaagttataagtatttattaaagaacatttaaaaacagccaCCACTGCCCAAAAAGCAGTacaatataaagtgcaatcaaacaaaacatgcacaaaaacaaaagaacacaacaaatacaatacagtacaagAGTCCTGCTCAGCtcgtgttaaaagccagagcaaacaaatgagttttcaacaaagatttaaaattaAGAATGTGCTATTCTAAAACCCAGAGGAAGACACGAGTCTGGGAGCAACTACAGCGAAAGCCTGGTCCCATGGAACATCCACAATCATCTGGTCTGATCTCAACAATCTCCTGGGAACATGGACAGACAAAAGctcagagagacagtgagaggccAACCCATGGAGGCATTTAACAACCATCATCAGTATCTTAAAGTCAGTCCTGAAGCTGACAGGgacccagtgcagagacctaCACAGGCGAAATGTGCTTATATTTCCTGGTGCCCGTGAGTGTACTTTCTGCAGCGTTTTGGACTAACAGTGAGGTGGAtggagccctggtccagcccacAGTACAGGGActtacagtagtctaatctaCAGGTGATGAAGGCATGAATGACACGCTCCAGGTCAGTGCAGGGCAGGTATGGCTTCACCTTAAAAGAACCATCAAAAACAACACCAAGATTTCTGGCAGAGTGATGGCAGTAGCAACTCAAAGACCCTAGAAAGGTTTTGGCATCTGATAAATCCCCAAATACCACAAATTTCTGTTTTTGATTcgattagctttaaaaaaaaaaaaaaaaaaaaaaaaaaaagatttagagCCATCCAGTCCTTTACATCCTTAAGGCAACTTAAGAGGGTTTGGATGTCTGTGCTGGATTTAAAGGGCAACCTGCACATCATCTGTAAAACAATAAAGGgagatattttatatttaaaaacacagggtgATGTACGTAGTTCAGCCCAACGCTTAACAAGTCTGCAGAGTCTCATCGTGCCAAATCAAGAAGAGTTatagctccctctgctggtacACCGGCagataatatattataatactGCTCTGCACCAACAGATGACAGAATAGAGCAGACCAGTCTCTGATTCAATCATATCTCATCATGTTAAGGTCCAAAGCACAGTTTTGAATACACACACatgaatattttcatttttaatatgcaaatatatatttaaattaatatttaaataacctgtttatgtttattaaCAATAATTGACTTCTTCCAAGAAATGGGACCACCTACAGCTGAAGGCGGCACATGAGCTTTTGCTTAAAGTGAAACCTTTGCTGAAATTGTCTCATTGTTTCCGAAGACCACGCGGGGTCCACACGGTATGAACACTTTATGACAAACTTCTCTTCCTTAATTAATTTGACCAGTAACTCTTTTGGTAGCTCAaggtaaatacatttgtttgggTGATATTGTAGGCTTATTTATTCAATGGAACACTCATTTCCATTGTAAAACTTATACCAGTGATTTCAGCAAACTACAAATCTGACAACATATGGGATTTACTTGAAAATGAATGTTTGTTATTACTGACACATTTTGTAGCCTAATACTTTTATCTGTCTTTCAGTGAACACACTGGATTGTTTTTATAATGGCAACCAACAATTTCTACTTTCTTCTTTTGTCCCTATGCAGTAAGTCttcatcttttcttcttttcacaattttgaaGGTGGTCGCGCACAGGAAACTAAGTCATGTCAAATGTAAACAGGATGTAAACAAGTGTTCTGCTGCACGAACAgtgatattttctgttttgttttctagCAGACGTGGTTTTGGCTCTCTCAGGTATGTGTGAAAGAAGTGAATACATTGTCTAAATGAAGAACTACTACATACCCTCTTATTCCCTGTATGTGTATGGCAGAGAGCCCTGTGTCGTGCTATAAGATTGAACCTGGGACAGTAGCCGGCATCATCAGTGTGGACATCATACTCACCCTCTTAATAGTCGCTGTGACTTACCATTGTGCCCGAAATCAGCAGCAAAGGGCTACAAAGGGTAAAATCTTTTCTATATCTAAAATGAGCAAAACAGTTATATTAAGAAATCAcccctttatttttttccacagttGAGAAAGTGTACATGAATGTTCGGGCAAAATGCAAGACCTAAAACGACcacaaatgtaactactttactactttactttagtttaaTGTTACAATGTCTCTATAGGTCCTcatgctttaaaatgtttatgttagACTCTATTATGAATTGTATTGATTAATTAAttctgtgattaaaaactttaaatgttttttttacaaatcttCTTgttaagttgtgttttaaagtaatgcttgaaaatattaaaaaaaacttaaacatAGAATAACtcctgttgttttgctctgaaaaaacacagaccgGGGGTGGAAAAAGTAGTGATTTAAAATTTC is part of the Periophthalmus magnuspinnatus isolate fPerMag1 chromosome 16, fPerMag1.2.pri, whole genome shotgun sequence genome and harbors:
- the hcst gene encoding hematopoietic cell signal transducer isoform X2, whose translation is MATNNFYFLLLSLCNVVLALSESPVSCYKIEPGTVAGIISVDIILTLLIVAVTYHCARNQQQRATKVEKVYMNVRAKCKT
- the hcst gene encoding hematopoietic cell signal transducer isoform X1; its protein translation is MATNNFYFLLLSLCTDVVLALSESPVSCYKIEPGTVAGIISVDIILTLLIVAVTYHCARNQQQRATKVEKVYMNVRAKCKT